The proteins below are encoded in one region of Maribacter aestuarii:
- a CDS encoding APC family permease, whose translation MRPSKSKLTRQLGLLALTATGICSMLGASINVVPFMIQRNVPGIGPYVLYAFAFAAIPAIFAAFAYGILASAMPRAGGSYIYASRGLHPYLGFIASFSQWFGLSIVIGVIAYVTIPFIRDIFMELGWKEVASSLEIGWIRVSLAILLIWSFVLINIRGSKSYTATLLPMMFLMFALGAIVIVSGFLFTPSDFIEALEVKENRTFIPIEVARFDWRIFLSAAALLFSSFIGFDSIAQAGGEAKNPTQNLPRAILLAIVSVGVFYFLFATAVYHTVPWSFIAEESTRKDISAPGLLSYVLPSSLGIAILVGAAIALINDLPAMLLSVSRLMFAWAKDGIFPSFITNIHSEFHTPSVALILAGAMASIGVFGSHFAGDFFLGIDIMVTSMMVNFLLMCITLLTLPKVNPSISEKITVFKNKRIQRLIGWCGVLFLLLFLSIHTYKDISSSVKEWYFHSTPVWLIVMVGASIIFAIKWNQMKNKGIDPKSIFNKLPEE comes from the coding sequence ATGCGACCTTCTAAATCTAAACTTACCCGACAGCTAGGATTGTTAGCGCTTACCGCTACCGGTATTTGCTCCATGCTTGGTGCTTCCATAAACGTAGTGCCGTTCATGATCCAACGAAATGTGCCTGGAATTGGCCCTTATGTTCTCTATGCCTTTGCTTTTGCCGCCATTCCAGCCATATTTGCAGCATTCGCTTATGGAATTCTTGCTTCGGCAATGCCAAGAGCTGGAGGAAGTTATATCTATGCCAGTAGGGGTTTACACCCATATTTAGGCTTTATTGCAAGTTTTTCGCAATGGTTTGGCCTCAGCATCGTAATCGGGGTTATTGCCTATGTGACCATACCCTTTATCCGCGATATTTTTATGGAATTGGGTTGGAAAGAGGTGGCCTCTTCTTTAGAAATAGGATGGATAAGAGTTTCCTTGGCGATACTGTTAATTTGGAGTTTTGTACTAATTAATATTAGAGGATCAAAATCTTATACCGCTACACTTTTACCTATGATGTTTCTAATGTTCGCCTTAGGAGCAATCGTGATTGTAAGCGGATTTCTGTTTACTCCTTCCGACTTTATTGAGGCACTTGAAGTCAAAGAAAATAGAACTTTTATTCCAATAGAGGTGGCGCGTTTTGACTGGCGTATTTTTCTTTCTGCCGCAGCGCTTTTGTTTTCCAGTTTCATAGGTTTCGATTCCATTGCACAAGCGGGTGGTGAGGCCAAGAACCCCACACAAAACTTGCCAAGGGCTATTTTACTGGCCATTGTTTCAGTTGGAGTCTTTTATTTTCTATTTGCAACGGCAGTATATCACACCGTTCCCTGGAGTTTTATTGCAGAAGAGTCGACCCGGAAAGATATTTCCGCTCCAGGTCTGTTGAGTTATGTCTTACCTTCCAGTTTAGGCATTGCTATCCTAGTGGGTGCTGCGATTGCATTGATTAATGATTTGCCTGCTATGTTATTGTCCGTTTCACGCCTTATGTTCGCATGGGCGAAAGATGGTATTTTCCCGTCTTTTATAACGAACATACACTCTGAATTCCATACACCATCCGTGGCCTTAATATTGGCTGGCGCAATGGCAAGTATAGGTGTTTTTGGCTCTCATTTTGCAGGTGACTTCTTTTTGGGTATTGATATAATGGTCACTTCAATGATGGTTAATTTTCTTTTGATGTGTATAACATTACTAACATTGCCAAAAGTAAACCCAAGTATTTCAGAAAAAATTACGGTATTTAAAAACAAAAGGATACAAAGATTAATCGGTTGGTGTGGCGTCCTGTTTTTACTTTTATTCCTGTCTATACACACCTACAAGGACATCAGTTCCAGCGTAAAAGAATGGTATTTCCACTCTACTCCAGTCTGGTTGATAGTAATGGTCGGGGCAAGTATTATTTTTGCCATAAAGTGGAATCAAATGAAAAACAAGGGCATCGATCCAAAATCAATTTTTAATAAGCTACCCGAAGAATAA